AGTTCCATTGCTCCGGGGTACGGACGCTTTCGTACAGCGTCATCGCGATGGTGTACGGTTCTTCGCCGGTTGAGCAGGCGGAAGACCAGATGCGAATCTGTTTGTCTTTCTCACGCGTCGGCAGGATGCGCTCCCGCAAGAAATCAAAATGTTTAGGCTCGCGAAAAAAATCCGTCTTGTTCGTCGAGAGGAGATCCAGCATGCGCGTAAACTCTTCGCCGCTGTTGTCCTGTGTCACATACTCGCAGTAGGAGGCAAAGCTATCCATGTGGAGGTGACGGAGCCGTTTGGTCAGGCGAGAGACCACCAAGGACTGCTTGCTGTCTCCCAGAGAGATGCCGCTTTCGTCGTACAGCAACGTGCGGATCTTTTCGTATTCCTGCTTCGAGATCGCGTATTCCATCGTGTTAGCTCCGATACCACACAAATAACATCAGATAGACCAAATAGGCGGTAACCATCGTGCCGCTGAACGTCCATACAAGAGCATTGCCCATGCGGCGATGCGTCGTCATACCGGCGACCATTGCTCCCACACTGCCGAATCGAAGGCGATGGAGTCCCATGTAGAGGTTGTACGCACCGAGGATGATGGTTGAGACGGCCAGCAACATATGGGTGACGAAGATGGGCACGTAAATGGACCAATAGTCGCTATCCGGTCCTTTGAACGACTCCCGTCCGAACAGGGCTTGTTTGAGCACGTAGGCGACCAGCCAGATTCCGACGATGGTGCATCCGATGATCATGCGATGGGAATGGTGCGACACATCGTGGGACTTGGCGGCACGCACGCCGGCCAACACGACGAGGTATGCCACGGTCAAACTGGTGAGGACGAGATACCAGAGGATGGTTTTGAAGTCCATGATTCGTCCTTGGGCTAGTGGTGAAATCGACCGGAGCCGTCCAAGCGGGTCCGGCATGAATACACCCGCACCTTCACTTATCGGTTGTGTGAACCTGTTTCTTGAGGGGAATCACGCTGCACATGTGGGTGGGAGTTGCGGAAAAAGCGCGTCACGTGAGGGAAACACGCGGGTGGACAACAAGTGCCCACCCGCGCGGTCAGGATGCTAGAACTCTTCGAAGTCGTCATCCTTCTTGTGGCGATCGTGGCCGTTCCCGGCTGCGACACCAACCGGTTGCTTGATCTCCGAAGGCTTCGCCGAGAAGCTCGGTTTCTTCAATCCCGGCTTTGTGACGGCAACCGCAGGCTTGCCCGCAGTCCTCGCCGAAGACGCGGCTGTGCGCACAGGCGCATGGCCTTCGGATGCGTTGACGACGAACACCTCCATCTGGCTCATCAGCTCCTTGGCCTGATCCTTCATGGATTGGCTGGCCGAAGTGGTTTCCTCCACCAGCGCCGCGTTCTGCTGGGTGGTCTCGTCCATCTGCATGATGGCCTTGTTGACCTGGTCGATCCCCTGGGCCTGTTCCTGGGATGCGGCCGTGATCTCCGCGATGATGTCCGTGACCCGCTTCACTGAGCTGACGATCTCCTCCAGCGTCTTGCCGGATTGATTCACCAACTCGCTGCCGTCGCTGACACGTTGGATCGACTCGTTGATCAATCCTTTGATTTCTTTGGCTGCGGTCGCCGACCGCTGGGCCAAATTCCGGACTTCCGCCGCCACCACCGCAAAGCCCCGGCCATGCTCCCCGGCTCGGGCCGCTTCCACCGCGGCGTTTAATGCCAGCAGATTGGTCTGGAAGGCGATCTCGTCGATCACGGTGATGATGTCCGCGATCTTCTTGCTGCTCTTGTTGATTTCACCCATGGCTTCCACCGCGCGAACCGTGACGGATCCGCCCTTGTCGGCGATGTCGCGTGCCGCGATGGCCAGCTGGTTGGCCTGCTTGGCATTATCCGCATTCTGCTTCACGGTGGAGGTCATCTCCTCCATGGAGGCGGACGTCTCTTCCAACGCGCTGGCCTGTTCCGACGTGCGCTGAGAAAGGTCTTCGTTCCCCTTGGTAATCTGCTCCGCACCGGAGGACACGGCCTGGACGGCTTCACGCACGGCCGTGATGGTCTGCGTGAGGTTCTGGACGACCGCATTAATGCTGGTTTTCACTTTGTCCAGATCGCCTCGATAGGACTCGGTCATCTCTTGCGTCAGGTCATTGTTGGCCAAGCGACCGAGGACAGCCTGGGCTTCGGCGACAAGTTTCTCCATTTCGAATTGCGATTGTTTTTGCGCGGTGATGTCGGTGGCGAATTTCACCACTTTCGTCGCTTTTCCCGCGGCGTTGAGGATGGGGTTGTACACGGCCTGGATCCAGATTTCCCTCCCGCCTTTGGCGATTCGTTTGTAGACACCGGAGTCGAATTCTCCCCGATTCAGCTTTGCCCAGAATGCCTGGTACTCGATGGTGCCGACATAGGCCGGATCGCAGAACATCCGATGGTGTTGCCCTTTGATTTCGTCCAGGGTGTAGCCGAGGCAACTGAGGAAATTGTCGTTGGCCGTAACGATGGTCCCGTCGAGGTTGAATTCGATGATCGCCTGCGATTTGCTCATGGCCGCAGCCTGCTGCTCCATCTTGCGCTTCTCGGTGACGTCGGCCCACTCCAACGCATTCCCGAGATACTCTCCGCTCGGGCTCATCACAGCGGTGACCAGCAGGCTCAGCGTCAACGGGCCGATCTGGATGTCCGCGCGGTGCGGCATGTTCGCCGGATCGGACAGGATTCTCCGCTGCTTGCTGGGATCCAAATGGAACTCATCGATGCAGGTGCCTACCACCGTGCTCACGTTGAACTTCGGCAACACCTTCTTAATGGCCGGTTCCAGAGCGGTGAGCGTCTTCTTCGCCGTAGAATTGGCATAGGTGATGACCAGATTGCGGTCGCACAGGAGAATGTTGTTCTGCGACTGCTCAAGCGCGCCCAGGTAAAACTCGCTCATGTCGACCTGCGCGAGGGCCTTCGTTTTGCTCTTTGCCGGTGCCTTGCTCATCTTCTTCTCTCCTTGTGTGTGGGGTACTCGTTTTGCTCCCTCGAGCATAATCGTCTTGATCGCTGCGTAGGCGTCCGTCCAAGCTTGACTGACCTCAGGCGTCCACGCCTCCCCGGCAAATTCGCCAAGCACAGCCAATAGATTCTCTCCGACCGCGTCGTAGTAGGCCGGCTTGGCGCCGTATGCCACATGCCTGGCTCCCATATCCTGCAGCACCGGGGTGAGTTTTTCCGGATGGCGAAGGTTCTGGATGACCAGCACCAGTGAGGCCAACAGCTTTTTCTTCTGCTCGCTGATGGACGCGTTTTTGAACAGGGGCTTGACGACCGGATACTTCTCAAAGAGCCGTTCGTAGAAGCGGGTCACCAACGCATCGCCCTGGGGCGCGACCAGTTTGAAGCTCGATTCCAACAATTCAACGTTTAGTCCCATGTCGTGATCTCCCTGGGTACGATGGTTAAGCGGCAATTCTCTCGGATTCCGTCATGTCTCCGTCGGTCAACAGGCGATCCATGTCCAGCAGCGCGACCAGCTTGTCTCCGGCTTTGCCGATGCCGTTCAGGAAGCTGACGTCGACTTGCGCGCCGAATTGCGGCGCAGGCTGAATGTCTTTCTTATCGATATCGAGCACGTCGGAGACCGCATCCACGACGAGTCCCATGATTTTTTCCTTCACGACCACCACCACGATCACGGTGAACATCGTGTATTCGATCGTCGGCATCCCGAACTTCGTGCGAAGCTCCACAATGGGGACGATGGTCCCGCGGAGGTTCAACACGCCTTTGATGTGAGGAGGGGTATTGGGAATACGCGTGACCGCCGTATACCCTTTGATTTCCTGTACCCGAAGAATGTCGACGCCATAGAGCTCTTCACCAAGCTGGAACGTCAGAAACTGACTGCCGTCGGTGCTGATCCCCATTTGATGATTCAATTCTTTGTTCGCGGAATCCTGTTCTGCCATCGTGTCCTCCCACCCTGTTCGTGAAATCGTCGTCGCTGTCGTTCGAACACCTGTCGC
Above is a genomic segment from Nitrospira defluvii containing:
- a CDS encoding DUF420 domain-containing protein; translated protein: MDFKTILWYLVLTSLTVAYLVVLAGVRAAKSHDVSHHSHRMIIGCTIVGIWLVAYVLKQALFGRESFKGPDSDYWSIYVPIFVTHMLLAVSTIILGAYNLYMGLHRLRFGSVGAMVAGMTTHRRMGNALVWTFSGTMVTAYLVYLMLFVWYRS
- a CDS encoding methyl-accepting chemotaxis protein; the encoded protein is MGLNVELLESSFKLVAPQGDALVTRFYERLFEKYPVVKPLFKNASISEQKKKLLASLVLVIQNLRHPEKLTPVLQDMGARHVAYGAKPAYYDAVGENLLAVLGEFAGEAWTPEVSQAWTDAYAAIKTIMLEGAKRVPHTQGEKKMSKAPAKSKTKALAQVDMSEFYLGALEQSQNNILLCDRNLVITYANSTAKKTLTALEPAIKKVLPKFNVSTVVGTCIDEFHLDPSKQRRILSDPANMPHRADIQIGPLTLSLLVTAVMSPSGEYLGNALEWADVTEKRKMEQQAAAMSKSQAIIEFNLDGTIVTANDNFLSCLGYTLDEIKGQHHRMFCDPAYVGTIEYQAFWAKLNRGEFDSGVYKRIAKGGREIWIQAVYNPILNAAGKATKVVKFATDITAQKQSQFEMEKLVAEAQAVLGRLANNDLTQEMTESYRGDLDKVKTSINAVVQNLTQTITAVREAVQAVSSGAEQITKGNEDLSQRTSEQASALEETSASMEEMTSTVKQNADNAKQANQLAIAARDIADKGGSVTVRAVEAMGEINKSSKKIADIITVIDEIAFQTNLLALNAAVEAARAGEHGRGFAVVAAEVRNLAQRSATAAKEIKGLINESIQRVSDGSELVNQSGKTLEEIVSSVKRVTDIIAEITAASQEQAQGIDQVNKAIMQMDETTQQNAALVEETTSASQSMKDQAKELMSQMEVFVVNASEGHAPVRTAASSARTAGKPAVAVTKPGLKKPSFSAKPSEIKQPVGVAAGNGHDRHKKDDDFEEF
- a CDS encoding chemotaxis protein CheW; this encodes MAEQDSANKELNHQMGISTDGSQFLTFQLGEELYGVDILRVQEIKGYTAVTRIPNTPPHIKGVLNLRGTIVPIVELRTKFGMPTIEYTMFTVIVVVVVKEKIMGLVVDAVSDVLDIDKKDIQPAPQFGAQVDVSFLNGIGKAGDKLVALLDMDRLLTDGDMTESERIAA